From one Variovorax sp. PBL-H6 genomic stretch:
- a CDS encoding alpha-1,4-glucan--maltose-1-phosphate maltosyltransferase: MSEAAASPAPEIERADGEDGRVRAVIDAVLPHVDGGRFAVKRVAGEALRVEAHCFADGHDVLRVMLRWRPEADAGWTEVPMKPLGNDVWEAEFAPPAIGRYRYTVTAWVDAFESWRHDMARRVDPEDIRIASQVGAQEIAAAAERAEQAKNADARALARWSRELNAAAVENSMDATALKAFALDEALCTLAERYPDRRLATHHPVELPLVADRVRARFSTWYELFPRSTAPEGDRHGTFKDVEARLPAIAAMGFDVLYFPPIHPIGRIQRKGKNNALAAQPGDVGSPWAIGADEGGHKSILPELGTREDFQHLRVEAQRHGLEIALDIAFQCAPDHPYVKAHPSWFRWRPDGTVQYAENPPKKYQDIYPFNFETEDWQGLWTELKSVFEHWIGEGVKIFRVDNPHTKAFPFWEWAIGELKRAHPDVLFLAEAFTRPKVMHRLAKLGFSQSYTYFTWRNTKQELTEYFTELSQGPGSEYFRPNVWPNTPDILHERLQGGETPVFMTRLVLAATLSASYGIYGPAFELREHLPREQGSEEYLNSEKYQLRRWNHDDSQSLAPFIARVNQVRREHPALHSDRSLRFFDIDNGELLAYAKRSPDGSNVIVTVVNLDPHNVQSGWLDLDLDFVGCEPEHPFQMHDLLSNQRYLWQGSRHFIRLDPHSVPAHVFLVRRRVRDERDFDYFL, from the coding sequence ATGTCTGAGGCCGCCGCATCGCCTGCTCCGGAAATCGAACGCGCCGACGGCGAGGATGGCCGCGTGCGCGCCGTCATCGATGCCGTTCTGCCCCATGTCGACGGCGGCCGCTTCGCGGTCAAGCGCGTGGCCGGCGAGGCCTTGCGCGTGGAGGCCCATTGCTTCGCCGACGGCCACGATGTACTGCGCGTGATGTTGCGCTGGCGTCCGGAGGCCGATGCGGGATGGACCGAAGTGCCGATGAAGCCGCTGGGCAACGACGTCTGGGAGGCCGAGTTCGCGCCGCCCGCCATCGGCCGCTATCGCTACACCGTCACCGCCTGGGTCGATGCCTTCGAATCGTGGCGGCACGACATGGCGCGCCGCGTCGATCCGGAGGACATCCGCATCGCCTCGCAGGTGGGCGCGCAGGAGATCGCCGCCGCGGCCGAACGTGCCGAGCAGGCGAAAAATGCAGATGCTCGGGCGCTGGCGCGCTGGAGCCGCGAGCTGAACGCGGCGGCGGTCGAGAACAGCATGGACGCGACCGCCCTCAAGGCCTTCGCGCTGGACGAGGCGCTCTGCACGCTGGCCGAGCGCTACCCCGACCGCCGCCTGGCCACGCACCACCCGGTGGAGCTGCCGCTCGTGGCCGACCGCGTGCGCGCGCGCTTCAGTACCTGGTACGAGCTCTTCCCGCGCTCCACCGCCCCCGAAGGCGACCGGCACGGCACCTTCAAGGACGTGGAAGCGCGCCTGCCGGCGATCGCCGCCATGGGTTTCGACGTGCTCTACTTTCCGCCGATCCATCCGATCGGGCGCATCCAGCGCAAGGGAAAGAACAACGCGCTCGCGGCGCAGCCTGGTGATGTCGGCAGCCCCTGGGCCATCGGCGCCGACGAAGGCGGCCACAAGTCCATCCTGCCGGAGCTGGGCACCCGCGAGGACTTCCAGCACCTGCGCGTCGAGGCGCAGCGCCACGGCCTGGAGATCGCGCTCGACATCGCGTTCCAGTGCGCGCCCGACCACCCCTACGTGAAGGCCCATCCCTCCTGGTTCCGCTGGCGCCCCGACGGCACCGTGCAGTACGCCGAGAACCCGCCGAAGAAGTACCAGGACATCTATCCCTTCAACTTCGAGACCGAAGATTGGCAGGGGCTCTGGACCGAGCTCAAGAGCGTGTTCGAGCACTGGATCGGCGAGGGCGTGAAGATCTTTCGCGTCGACAACCCGCACACCAAGGCCTTCCCCTTCTGGGAATGGGCGATCGGCGAGCTCAAGCGCGCGCATCCCGACGTGCTGTTCCTCGCCGAGGCCTTCACCCGGCCCAAGGTGATGCACCGGCTCGCCAAGCTGGGCTTCTCGCAGTCCTACACCTACTTCACCTGGCGCAACACCAAGCAGGAGCTCACCGAGTATTTCACCGAGCTTTCGCAGGGGCCCGGCAGCGAGTACTTCCGGCCGAATGTGTGGCCCAACACGCCCGACATCCTGCACGAGCGGCTGCAGGGCGGCGAAACCCCCGTCTTCATGACCCGCCTGGTGCTGGCCGCCACCTTGTCGGCAAGCTACGGCATCTATGGCCCCGCCTTCGAGCTGCGCGAGCACCTGCCGCGCGAGCAGGGCAGCGAGGAGTACCTGAACTCCGAGAAGTACCAGCTGCGCCGGTGGAACCACGACGACTCGCAGAGCCTCGCGCCCTTCATCGCACGCGTCAACCAGGTCCGGCGCGAGCACCCCGCCCTGCATTCGGACCGCAGCCTGCGCTTCTTCGACATCGACAACGGCGAGTTGCTGGCCTATGCCAAGCGTTCGCCCGACGGCAGCAACGTGATCGTGACGGTCGTCAACCTCGACCCGCACAACGTGCAGTCCGGCTGGCTCGACCTCGACCTGGACTTCGTCGGCTGCGAGCCCGAACATCCGTTCCAGATGCACGACCTGCTGAGCAACCAGCGCTACCTCTGGCAGGGCAGTCGCCATTTCATCCGGCTCGATCCGCACAGCGTGCCGGCGCATGTCTTCCTGGTGCGGCGGCGCGTGCGCGACGAACGCGATTTCGATTATTTCCTGTAG
- the glgB gene encoding 1,4-alpha-glucan branching protein GlgB — MTSSAPFSAQDRYFFSEGTHSRLYDQLGCHLRGDGGAHFAVWAPNAASVSVVGDWNGWNGDAHPLQAHQDSGIWTGSVCEVAPGQAYKYRIRSRHNGYQVDKADPFAFFCEAAPATASRAWSLNYEWGDGDWMATRAPRNALDAPMSTYEVHLGSWRRRDGQFLNYRELAPLLADYVCEMGFTHVELMPVTEHPFYGSWGYQTTGYFAPTSRYGTPQDFMYFVDHLHQRGIGVLLDWVPSHFPTDEHGLGYFDGTHLYEHEDPRQGFHPEWKSSIFNYGRHEVRSFLISSGLFWLDKYHIDGLRVDAVASMLYLDYGRAHGEWIPNRHGGRENLEAVEFLQTLNRAVYREHPDTLTIAEESTAWPRVSRPTDMDGLGFGMKWNMGWMHDSLAFMHEDPVNRRYHHHKMTFSLVYAFSENFVLPLSHDEVVYGKGSLLNKMPGDSWQQFANLRALFGFMWGHPGKKLLFMGGEFGQRREWTHDGELEWWVAALDGHAGLQRFVAQLNGVYRTTPALHELDFSGAGFEWVAADDAEHSVFAFLRKPREGAPLLVVSNMTPVPRTNYLLGVPKGGFWRERLNSDATEFGGAGWGNFGGVEASPVRSHGRMHSLCLTLPPLSTLILEHHPHV, encoded by the coding sequence ATCACCTCTTCCGCCCCGTTCAGCGCCCAGGACCGCTATTTCTTCAGCGAGGGCACGCACTCCCGTCTCTACGATCAACTAGGCTGCCACCTGCGCGGGGACGGCGGCGCCCACTTCGCGGTCTGGGCGCCGAATGCCGCCTCGGTTTCGGTGGTCGGCGACTGGAACGGCTGGAACGGCGATGCCCATCCGCTGCAGGCCCATCAGGACAGCGGCATCTGGACCGGCTCCGTCTGCGAGGTCGCGCCGGGCCAGGCCTACAAGTACCGCATCCGCTCGCGCCACAACGGCTACCAGGTCGACAAGGCCGACCCTTTTGCCTTCTTCTGCGAGGCCGCGCCCGCTACCGCCTCGCGCGCCTGGTCGCTCAACTACGAATGGGGCGATGGCGACTGGATGGCCACGCGCGCCCCGCGCAACGCGCTGGATGCGCCCATGTCCACCTACGAGGTCCATCTCGGCTCCTGGCGCCGCCGCGACGGCCAGTTCCTCAACTACCGCGAGCTCGCGCCGCTGCTGGCCGACTACGTGTGCGAGATGGGTTTCACGCACGTGGAGCTGATGCCCGTGACCGAGCATCCCTTCTACGGCTCCTGGGGCTATCAGACCACCGGCTATTTCGCACCCACGTCGCGCTACGGCACGCCGCAGGACTTCATGTACTTCGTCGACCACCTGCACCAGCGCGGCATCGGCGTGCTGCTGGACTGGGTGCCGTCGCACTTTCCCACCGACGAGCACGGGCTCGGCTACTTCGACGGCACCCATCTCTATGAGCACGAGGACCCGAGACAGGGCTTCCATCCCGAATGGAAGTCCAGCATCTTCAACTATGGGCGCCACGAGGTACGCAGCTTCCTGATCTCCTCGGGCCTGTTCTGGCTGGACAAGTACCACATCGACGGGCTGCGCGTCGATGCAGTCGCCTCCATGCTCTACCTCGACTACGGGCGCGCGCACGGCGAATGGATTCCCAACCGCCACGGCGGACGCGAGAACCTGGAGGCCGTCGAGTTCCTGCAGACGCTCAACCGCGCCGTCTACCGCGAGCACCCCGACACGCTCACCATCGCCGAGGAATCCACCGCCTGGCCGCGCGTGTCGCGCCCGACCGACATGGACGGCCTGGGCTTCGGCATGAAGTGGAACATGGGCTGGATGCACGACAGCCTGGCCTTCATGCACGAGGACCCGGTCAATCGTCGCTACCACCACCACAAGATGACCTTCTCGCTGGTGTATGCCTTCAGCGAGAACTTCGTGCTGCCGCTCTCGCACGACGAGGTGGTCTACGGCAAGGGTTCGCTGCTCAACAAGATGCCGGGTGACAGCTGGCAGCAGTTCGCCAACCTGCGCGCGCTGTTCGGGTTCATGTGGGGACATCCGGGCAAGAAGCTGCTCTTCATGGGCGGCGAGTTCGGCCAGCGCCGCGAATGGACCCACGACGGCGAGCTCGAATGGTGGGTTGCCGCGCTCGACGGCCATGCGGGGCTGCAGCGCTTCGTGGCCCAGCTCAATGGCGTCTACCGCACCACGCCGGCGCTGCACGAGCTCGACTTCTCCGGCGCCGGTTTCGAATGGGTGGCGGCCGACGACGCCGAACACAGCGTCTTCGCCTTCCTGCGCAAGCCCCGCGAAGGGGCGCCCCTGCTGGTGGTCAGCAACATGACGCCGGTGCCGCGCACCAACTACCTGCTCGGCGTACCCAAGGGCGGCTTCTGGCGCGAGCGCCTCAACAGCGACGCCACCGAATTCGGCGGCGCCGGCTGGGGCAACTTCGGTGGCGTCGAGGCCTCGCCCGTTCGTTCGCACGGCCGCATGCATTCGCTCTGTCTCACGCTTCCGCCGCTCTCCACCTTGATCCTGGAGCACCACCCCCATGTCTGA
- a CDS encoding CYTH and CHAD domain-containing protein, which produces MTEFELKFQVDPRDRAAVEGAVARGRSTRQRLQARYYDTADGALAAQRIVLRVRKEGQRWVQTAKAPGGNALERHEHNVEIDTAKAGDVPLPRLERHAGTPVGALIARALHAAGQDTAGARLLPLHATDIRRTTREMRTGDACVELAFDRGEVRAGDRSHPVCELEIELKSGSPQSLLELARRWRVRYAISLDTVSKSARGERLAKGVEYGVPIKAEPPAVGEDMDGPQVFRAVLGACLAQILPNASEVAAASPEPEHVHQLRVGIRRLRTALREMGALAPAIDPTWEPALVDAFRALGRQRDREHLQKTVQPQIEAAGGPQVTWPHPAEPEPDPAAVVRGQAFQLVLIGLIAASLPPEEQPAGAPPAEQHAEPARKPLRARLSKLHRQVVRDSRRFDTLAPEAQHRVRKRLKRLRYLAEFVAPIFGKRRAARYLKALHPAQDALGEHNDAAVAIDAYRKAAGHDGSAWFAVGWLSAQQRQRALECRTALEKVAQARRFWKSS; this is translated from the coding sequence GTGACCGAATTCGAGCTCAAGTTCCAGGTTGACCCGCGCGACAGGGCGGCCGTCGAAGGCGCGGTCGCGCGCGGCCGCTCGACCCGACAGCGCCTACAGGCCCGCTACTACGACACCGCCGACGGCGCGCTGGCGGCCCAGCGCATCGTGCTGCGCGTCCGCAAGGAGGGGCAGCGCTGGGTTCAGACCGCCAAGGCGCCGGGCGGCAATGCGTTGGAGCGTCATGAGCACAACGTCGAGATCGACACCGCCAAGGCCGGCGACGTGCCGCTGCCGCGGCTCGAGCGCCATGCCGGCACGCCTGTCGGCGCGCTGATCGCCAGGGCGCTGCACGCCGCCGGCCAGGACACGGCTGGTGCGCGGCTGCTGCCGCTCCACGCCACCGACATCCGCCGCACCACGCGCGAGATGCGCACCGGTGACGCGTGCGTCGAGCTTGCCTTCGACCGTGGCGAGGTGCGCGCCGGAGACCGCTCGCATCCCGTGTGCGAGCTCGAGATCGAACTCAAGAGCGGCAGCCCGCAATCCTTGCTCGAGCTCGCGCGCCGTTGGCGCGTGCGCTACGCGATCTCGCTGGACACGGTCTCCAAGTCGGCGCGCGGCGAGCGGCTGGCCAAGGGCGTCGAGTACGGTGTGCCAATCAAGGCCGAGCCGCCCGCAGTGGGCGAGGACATGGACGGGCCGCAGGTGTTCCGCGCCGTCCTTGGCGCCTGCCTCGCGCAGATCCTGCCCAACGCCAGCGAAGTGGCCGCCGCCAGCCCCGAGCCCGAGCATGTGCATCAACTGCGCGTCGGCATTCGTCGCCTGCGAACTGCCCTGCGCGAGATGGGCGCCCTCGCGCCCGCCATCGACCCCACCTGGGAACCCGCCCTGGTGGACGCCTTCCGCGCGCTGGGCCGCCAGCGCGATCGCGAGCACCTGCAGAAGACGGTGCAGCCGCAGATCGAAGCGGCTGGCGGTCCGCAGGTGACTTGGCCCCACCCCGCCGAACCGGAGCCAGACCCGGCCGCCGTGGTGCGCGGGCAGGCCTTCCAACTGGTTCTCATCGGCCTGATTGCCGCCTCGTTGCCGCCTGAGGAACAACCCGCCGGCGCGCCCCCGGCCGAGCAGCACGCCGAGCCGGCCCGCAAGCCGCTGCGCGCGCGCCTGTCGAAGCTGCACCGCCAGGTCGTGCGCGACAGCCGCCGTTTCGACACGCTGGCGCCAGAGGCACAGCACCGGGTCCGCAAGCGGCTCAAGCGCCTGCGCTACCTGGCCGAGTTCGTCGCCCCGATCTTTGGGAAGCGCCGTGCCGCGCGCTACCTGAAAGCGCTACATCCCGCCCAGGATGCGCTGGGCGAGCACAACGACGCGGCCGTGGCGATCGATGCCTACCGCAAGGCGGCTGGCCACGATGGCAGCGCCTGGTTCGCGGTCGGATGGCTCTCTGCGCAACAGCGGCAGCGTGCGCTCGAATGCAGGACGGCATTGGAAAAGGTGGCGCAGGCGCGGCGGTTCTGGAAATCGTCATAG
- the cphA gene encoding cyanophycin synthetase, which translates to MDVKRIRALRGPNLWSRHTCIEAVVTCSGDENAVGRLTGFERRLRALFPTIGELHPIVLGQPLALAHVLENAAVALQSQAGCAVNFGHTARTIDEGVYQVAFQYSEEAVGRRALELAEQLIAAAQAGTAFDAHAAITELRDLDESERLGPSTGSIVDAAVARGIPFRRLTSGSLVQFGWGSKQRRIQAAEVDCTSGVAESIAQDKELTKQLLNAAGVPVPLGRPVTSVEDGWAAAQEIGLPVVVKPQDGNQGKGVTVNIGTREQLAAAYDSAAAYGEVMVEKFLPGFDFRLLVVGDKLVAAARRDPPQVIGDGSHTVRQLVGLVNQDPRRGEGHATSLTKIRLDDIAIGRLEAQGLAPDSVPALGQRVVLRNNANLSTGGTATDVTDTVHPEVAARAVDAAQMVGLHICGVDMVCENVLRPLEEQHGGVVEVNAAPGLRMHISPSFGRGRAVGDAVMDTLFAPGDDGRIPVVAVTGTNGKTTTARLVNHLLAGSGLRTGMTNTDGVYVDGRQTDSGDCSGPKSARNVLLHPDVDAAVFEVARGGVLREGLGFDRCQVAVVTNIGSGDHLGLNYITTVEDLAVLKRVVVRNVAPDGYAVLNAADPNVAAMAASCPGSVIFFAQDRQHPVMATHRAQGKRTVYVDQDTLVAAEGSWRERIPLRDVQITRNGSIGFQVDNVMAAVAAAWAVGLDWDSIRRGLASFKNDAAGVPGRFNVMDYRGATVIADYGHNTDAMRALVAAVDTMPARKRSVVISGAGDRRDCDIRDQTAILGQAFDDVILYQDAAQRGRADGEVMALLRQGLAGATRTRAIDEIRGEFIAIDTALERLQPGDLSLILVDQVEEALAHLAKRIAEA; encoded by the coding sequence ATGGACGTCAAACGCATTCGCGCGCTGCGCGGGCCCAATCTCTGGAGCCGCCACACCTGCATCGAGGCCGTCGTCACCTGCAGCGGTGACGAGAACGCCGTCGGAAGGCTGACCGGCTTCGAGCGCCGCCTGCGCGCCCTCTTTCCCACCATCGGCGAGTTGCACCCGATCGTGCTCGGCCAGCCGCTGGCGCTGGCGCACGTGCTGGAGAACGCGGCTGTTGCGTTGCAGTCCCAGGCCGGTTGCGCCGTCAACTTCGGCCATACCGCCCGCACCATCGACGAAGGCGTCTACCAGGTCGCGTTCCAGTACAGCGAGGAGGCCGTTGGCCGGCGCGCCCTGGAGCTCGCCGAACAGCTGATCGCTGCTGCCCAGGCCGGCACCGCCTTCGACGCCCACGCCGCCATCACCGAATTGCGCGACCTCGACGAATCGGAGCGACTGGGCCCGAGCACCGGCTCGATCGTCGATGCCGCCGTGGCGCGGGGCATCCCCTTCCGGCGCCTCACCAGCGGCAGCCTGGTGCAGTTCGGCTGGGGCTCGAAGCAGCGCCGCATCCAGGCCGCCGAAGTCGACTGCACCAGCGGCGTGGCCGAGTCGATCGCGCAGGACAAGGAGCTCACCAAGCAGTTGCTCAACGCCGCCGGCGTGCCGGTGCCCCTGGGCCGCCCCGTCACGAGCGTCGAGGACGGCTGGGCCGCCGCGCAGGAGATCGGCCTGCCGGTGGTGGTGAAGCCGCAGGACGGCAACCAGGGCAAGGGCGTCACCGTCAACATCGGCACGCGCGAGCAGCTGGCCGCCGCCTACGACTCGGCCGCGGCCTACGGTGAAGTGATGGTCGAGAAGTTCCTGCCGGGCTTCGACTTCCGCCTCCTGGTGGTCGGCGACAAGCTGGTCGCCGCCGCGCGCCGCGACCCGCCGCAGGTCATCGGCGATGGCAGCCACACCGTGCGCCAGCTGGTCGGCCTGGTCAACCAGGACCCGCGCCGCGGCGAAGGGCATGCCACCTCGCTGACCAAGATCCGGCTCGACGACATCGCCATCGGTCGCCTCGAGGCCCAGGGCCTTGCGCCCGACAGCGTGCCGGCGCTCGGCCAGCGCGTGGTGCTGCGCAACAACGCCAACCTGTCGACCGGCGGCACCGCCACCGACGTGACCGACACGGTGCATCCTGAAGTCGCGGCGCGCGCCGTCGATGCGGCCCAGATGGTCGGCCTGCACATCTGCGGCGTCGACATGGTCTGCGAGAACGTGCTGCGCCCGCTCGAGGAACAGCACGGCGGCGTGGTCGAGGTCAACGCCGCGCCGGGCCTGCGCATGCACATCTCGCCCTCCTTCGGCCGTGGCCGCGCGGTCGGCGATGCGGTGATGGACACTCTCTTCGCGCCTGGCGACGACGGCCGCATCCCGGTCGTGGCGGTGACCGGCACCAACGGCAAGACCACCACAGCGCGCCTTGTCAACCACCTGCTCGCCGGCAGCGGCCTGCGCACCGGCATGACCAACACCGACGGCGTGTACGTGGACGGCCGCCAGACCGACAGCGGCGACTGCAGCGGCCCCAAGAGCGCGCGCAACGTCCTGCTGCACCCCGATGTCGATGCCGCCGTGTTCGAAGTGGCGCGCGGCGGCGTTCTGCGCGAAGGCCTTGGTTTCGACCGCTGCCAGGTGGCAGTGGTGACCAACATCGGCAGCGGCGACCACCTCGGCCTCAACTACATCACCACCGTCGAGGACCTGGCGGTGCTCAAGCGCGTGGTCGTGCGCAACGTGGCGCCCGATGGCTACGCGGTGCTCAACGCGGCCGATCCGAACGTCGCCGCCATGGCCGCCAGTTGCCCGGGCAGCGTGATCTTCTTCGCCCAGGACCGGCAGCACCCCGTGATGGCCACGCATCGCGCCCAGGGCAAGCGCACCGTGTACGTCGACCAGGACACGCTCGTCGCGGCGGAGGGTTCGTGGCGCGAGCGCATTCCGCTGCGCGACGTGCAGATCACCCGCAACGGCAGCATCGGCTTCCAGGTCGACAACGTGATGGCTGCCGTCGCCGCAGCCTGGGCCGTCGGCCTGGACTGGGACAGCATCCGCCGCGGCCTCGCCAGCTTCAAGAACGACGCGGCGGGCGTGCCGGGCCGCTTCAACGTGATGGACTACCGCGGCGCCACTGTCATCGCCGACTACGGCCACAACACCGATGCCATGCGCGCGCTCGTGGCCGCCGTCGACACCATGCCGGCGAGGAAGCGCTCGGTGGTGATCAGCGGCGCGGGCGACCGCCGCGACTGCGACATCCGCGACCAGACGGCCATCCTCGGCCAGGCCTTCGACGACGTGATCCTCTACCAGGACGCAGCCCAGCGTGGCCGGGCCGACGGGGAGGTCATGGCGCTGCTGCGCCAGGGACTGGCGGGCGCGACCCGCACCCGGGCCATCGACGAGATCCGCGGCGAGTTCATCGCCATCGACACCGCGCTCGAGCGGCTGCAGCCCGGCGACCTGTCGCTGATCCTGGTCGACCAGGTCGAGGAAGCGCTCGCTCACCTGGCCAAGCGCATCGCAGAAGCCTGA
- a CDS encoding cyanophycin synthetase: MTRFDDIRLLRVNYLRGPNLWTYRPVLEVWLDLGALEDHPSNKIDGFTERLTGLLPALVEHHCGVGERGGFIQRLTEGTWAGHVLEHVVIELLNLAGMPTGFGQTRSTSQHGVYRMVFRARDEQVARVALAEGHRLLMATINNAPFDAADVQRAVDAVKAKVEDCYLGPSTACIVSAATDRGIPHMRLNSGNLVQLGYGANQQRIWTAETDYTSAIGESIASDKELTKTLLSGCGVPVPEGQVVASAQEAWEAAEDIGLPIVVKPSDANHGRGVSLELNTREEVEAAFAVAEPEGSDVMVERFVRGHEHRLLVVGGQVVAAARGEIITVTADGQATVAQLIDTQLNSDPRRGAEEEFPLDLLDIATDSKLQLELKRQGLDAAAVPEAGRVITIQRNGNMAIDCTDQVHPEVAHAAVLAARVVGLDIAGVDLVAQDIARPLAAQGGAIVEVNAGPGLLMHLKPAVGSPRPVGRAICDHLFPDEAPGRIPVVGVAGSRNTAVLARLVGWLVGLGGRHTGLACRDGLFLERRRVDARDSANFDAGRRLLMNRAVQAVVIENGAGTILRDGLAYDRCEVGIVTDLEGAEKLAEFDITDSDQMVKVLRTQVDVVLPEGTAVLNGADLRVAGLAPLCDGAVILYSADPQAEALIKHQQAGGKAVLVRQDRVVLANGSSESFLPGLGRLTIWRATHTGVDLESLLAAVAAAWALGIPLSLIGAGVEAFEADLQAALASLQLSQTLLSPEQQMA; encoded by the coding sequence ATGACCCGTTTCGACGACATCCGCCTCCTGCGCGTCAATTACCTGCGCGGCCCGAACCTCTGGACCTACCGGCCCGTGCTGGAAGTCTGGCTCGATCTTGGAGCGCTGGAGGACCACCCCTCCAACAAGATCGACGGCTTCACCGAGCGCCTGACCGGGCTGCTCCCGGCCCTCGTCGAACACCACTGCGGCGTCGGCGAGCGCGGCGGTTTCATCCAGCGCCTCACCGAAGGCACCTGGGCCGGCCACGTGCTCGAACACGTGGTGATCGAGCTGCTCAACCTCGCCGGCATGCCCACCGGCTTCGGCCAGACCCGCAGCACCTCGCAGCACGGCGTCTACCGCATGGTGTTCCGGGCACGCGACGAGCAGGTCGCCCGTGTCGCGCTGGCCGAGGGCCACCGCCTGCTGATGGCCACCATCAACAACGCCCCCTTCGACGCCGCCGACGTGCAGCGTGCGGTGGACGCGGTCAAGGCGAAGGTCGAGGACTGTTACCTGGGCCCGAGCACGGCCTGCATCGTCAGCGCGGCCACCGACCGCGGCATCCCGCACATGCGCCTGAACAGCGGCAATCTGGTGCAACTGGGCTACGGCGCCAACCAGCAGCGCATCTGGACCGCCGAGACCGACTACACCAGCGCAATCGGCGAATCCATCGCCAGCGACAAGGAGCTCACCAAGACGCTGCTGTCCGGCTGCGGCGTGCCGGTGCCCGAAGGCCAGGTGGTCGCCAGCGCACAGGAAGCCTGGGAAGCCGCCGAGGACATCGGCCTGCCGATCGTGGTCAAGCCGTCCGATGCCAACCATGGCCGCGGCGTCTCGCTCGAGCTGAACACGCGCGAGGAGGTCGAGGCCGCCTTCGCCGTCGCCGAGCCGGAGGGTAGCGACGTCATGGTCGAGCGCTTCGTCCGCGGCCACGAGCACCGCCTGCTGGTGGTGGGCGGCCAGGTGGTGGCCGCCGCCCGCGGCGAGATCATCACCGTGACGGCCGACGGCCAGGCCACCGTCGCCCAGTTGATCGACACGCAGCTCAACAGCGACCCGCGACGCGGCGCCGAGGAAGAATTCCCGCTCGACTTGCTGGACATCGCGACCGACTCCAAGCTGCAGCTCGAGCTCAAGCGCCAGGGCCTGGACGCCGCTGCCGTGCCCGAGGCCGGCCGCGTCATCACCATCCAGCGCAACGGCAACATGGCGATCGACTGCACCGACCAGGTCCATCCCGAGGTCGCCCATGCCGCCGTGCTGGCCGCTCGGGTGGTGGGGCTGGACATCGCCGGCGTCGACCTCGTGGCCCAGGACATCGCGCGCCCGCTGGCGGCGCAGGGCGGCGCCATCGTCGAGGTCAACGCAGGCCCAGGCCTGCTGATGCACCTGAAGCCCGCGGTGGGCTCGCCGCGCCCGGTGGGTCGCGCCATCTGCGACCATCTTTTCCCCGATGAAGCGCCGGGCCGCATCCCCGTGGTGGGCGTGGCCGGCTCGCGCAACACTGCCGTGCTGGCGCGACTGGTCGGGTGGCTGGTGGGCCTGGGCGGCCGCCACACCGGCCTGGCCTGCCGCGACGGCCTGTTCCTCGAGCGCCGCCGCGTCGATGCGCGGGACAGCGCCAACTTCGACGCCGGCCGGCGACTGCTGATGAACCGCGCCGTGCAGGCCGTGGTGATCGAGAACGGCGCGGGCACCATCCTGCGCGACGGCCTGGCCTACGACCGCTGCGAGGTCGGCATCGTGACCGACCTGGAAGGCGCCGAGAAGCTGGCCGAGTTCGACATCACCGACAGCGACCAGATGGTCAAGGTGCTGCGCACCCAGGTCGACGTGGTGCTGCCCGAAGGCACGGCCGTGCTCAACGGGGCGGACCTGCGCGTCGCTGGCCTGGCGCCGTTGTGCGATGGCGCCGTGATCCTGTATTCGGCCGATCCGCAGGCCGAGGCGCTGATCAAGCACCAGCAGGCGGGCGGCAAGGCCGTGCTGGTGCGCCAAGACCGGGTGGTGCTGGCCAACGGCAGCAGCGAATCCTTCCTGCCCGGGCTCGGTCGCCTGACCATCTGGCGCGCCACTCATACGGGCGTCGACCTCGAAAGCCTGCTGGCCGCCGTGGCCGCCGCCTGGGCCCTCGGCATTCCGCTGAGCCTGATCGGCGCCGGCGTCGAAGCCTTCGAAGCCGACCTGCAGGCCGCCCTCGCCTCGCTGCAGCTTTCACAGACCCTTCTTTCGCCCGAGCAACAAATGGCCTGA